A genomic segment from Paenibacillus sp. FSL K6-1096 encodes:
- a CDS encoding glycosidase produces the protein MQITRHPNNPIVVPGGYEWRKVTVFNPAVIIDNGKFYMIERTAGSLTPCKNYLGLLESEDGVNFTHVKDEPIVTPDMLGFPYGSVQDPRIVKIDGTFYLNYALRPCAMSYYPTGRGVPERSIPTYPDGWGEEEGHWLTRSSILKSTNLLDWEFVADTTPLEINDRDNILFPEKINGKFVLLRRPEEYVGEAYGTEKAAMWITYSEDLVHWEEPKLLASAGDLPWEARKIGGSTPPIRTDKGWLVLYHGVDEEVVYRVGAMLLDLEQPEKIIARTRNFIMEPETYYEKFGFQIPNVIFPTGNVVKDGLLYIYYGVTDTAIALATVPLDELVEHILKEAE, from the coding sequence ATGCAAATTACAAGACATCCAAATAATCCGATTGTCGTCCCGGGCGGCTATGAATGGCGTAAGGTTACCGTATTTAACCCGGCCGTTATCATCGATAACGGCAAGTTCTATATGATTGAGCGTACCGCCGGTTCCCTGACCCCGTGCAAGAACTATCTGGGCCTGCTGGAGAGCGAGGACGGCGTGAACTTCACCCATGTGAAGGATGAGCCGATTGTCACACCGGATATGCTGGGCTTCCCGTACGGCAGTGTGCAGGACCCGCGCATTGTGAAGATCGACGGCACGTTCTACCTGAACTACGCCCTGCGCCCTTGTGCCATGAGCTATTATCCTACCGGGCGCGGCGTCCCTGAGCGCTCCATTCCGACCTACCCGGACGGCTGGGGAGAAGAGGAGGGCCACTGGCTGACCCGCTCCTCGATTCTGAAGTCAACCAATCTGCTGGACTGGGAGTTCGTGGCGGACACGACGCCGCTGGAGATCAACGACCGGGACAACATCCTGTTTCCTGAGAAAATCAACGGCAAATTCGTGCTGCTTCGCCGCCCCGAAGAATACGTGGGCGAGGCCTACGGCACGGAAAAAGCCGCTATGTGGATTACCTACTCCGAGGATCTGGTGCATTGGGAAGAGCCCAAGCTGCTCGCCTCTGCCGGGGACCTGCCGTGGGAAGCGCGGAAGATCGGCGGCTCAACACCTCCAATCCGGACAGACAAAGGCTGGCTGGTGCTCTATCACGGCGTAGATGAAGAGGTTGTCTACCGTGTGGGAGCGATGCTGCTGGATCTGGAGCAGCCGGAGAAGATCATTGCCCGGACCCGTAATTTCATTATGGAGCCGGAGACCTATTACGAGAAATTCGGCTTCCAGATTCCGAATGTCATCTTCCCGACCGGCAATGTGGTCAAGGACGGCCTGCTCTATATCTACTACGGCGTAACCGATACAGCCATTGCGCTGGCTACGGTGCCTCTGGATGAACTGGTGGAGCATATTCTGAAGGAAGCAGAGTAG
- a CDS encoding alpha-mannosidase, whose translation MKRMNRFTRWLAKRQWAEKIELAEWTLRRSRYLTPGSYEHEAELHQKYNVSQLDGGYGTTYFLQREITVPGEWAREEAALLYLGRGEGLLRLDGAPYHGLDSNHWFIPLPSSAPGERLELDIELYDPVPEPEDPLNRQAVIKPPLTGIEITLVRVNRPVYSLLHTVNIVHEAALLLPEGDMRRLRSLKALERVMDTLYMKEGLLLDGEAVTAAEQLLRTAASVERPAGLNPGTMHMVGQSHIDVAWLWPVRETVRKVSRTFSTVCTLMDKYPDFRYSQSQPQLYAFAKEHYPELYGRIKERIAEGRWELVGGMWVEPDLNIPGGESLVRQMLYGQGFYMKEFGKHSAIEWLPDTFGYCASLPQLLKQAGIDYFMTTKLGWNDTNPFPHTLFHWVGIDGTKIVAYQNHGVNEHTHPKDVQEHWQAYAQKEEHDELMLLYGHGDGGGGVTHEMLEYVARTGLAPGQPVSRFSTAEAFFSEIGARQPELPAWHGDLYLELHRGTFTTHAFNKRSNRKAEILYRQAEIWSVLAQKDGTLEPDQPEQPDVQRLLPAGELAEGWKLLLLNQFHDIIPGTSIPEVYTTSREEYAEIFRLGGQVLDTALHTLASQVNTSAGEGRPYVIFNSLGWERTEFIRLEGGPELAAIQAYDEDGPLESECWNTGAGSYTLAVRVRKVPAFGCRTIWLREAKLPIQQQAVPAAGESFPEQWETDHYILTFNEDGEISRWYDKSADRELLQPGRTGNQLQFYHDTPPLWDAWDIDPRYEQQPAGKTKLLERRVVSSGPVQSVLRFRWQLGESLIGQEIVLPRNSRRVDFRTRVSWREQHKLLKVAFPVDIVATKATYEIPFGALERPTHRNTSWEQAQFEVCGHRWADLSEGGYGVSLLNDCKYGYDIHDGVLRLSLLRAPRWPDRNADQGEHEFTYSLYPHSGDWRQADVVREAAELNEPLLAVSEAAHSGRYPSTHAWLNFQSSHVMLDTIKPAEDGSGTIVRLYEAAGSRETATLDWQDEEISACRVNLLESNTGSLETTGGVIPLSFRPYEVQTLKLYHEHHSQEE comes from the coding sequence ATGAAGCGCATGAACCGCTTCACCCGGTGGCTGGCCAAGCGGCAGTGGGCGGAGAAGATAGAGCTTGCGGAATGGACTCTGCGGAGGTCCCGTTACCTCACTCCCGGCAGCTATGAGCATGAGGCGGAGCTGCATCAGAAATACAATGTTTCCCAGCTGGATGGCGGTTATGGCACTACGTATTTCCTTCAGCGGGAGATCACGGTTCCGGGAGAGTGGGCGCGTGAAGAGGCGGCGCTGCTCTATCTGGGGCGCGGGGAAGGTCTGCTGAGGCTGGACGGAGCGCCATACCATGGCCTGGACAGCAATCACTGGTTCATTCCGCTGCCGTCTTCTGCTCCGGGTGAACGCCTGGAGCTGGACATCGAGCTGTATGATCCGGTGCCCGAGCCGGAGGACCCGCTGAACCGTCAGGCGGTGATTAAGCCGCCGCTGACCGGCATTGAAATCACGCTTGTGCGTGTGAACCGTCCGGTATACAGCCTGCTGCATACCGTGAACATCGTGCATGAAGCGGCTCTTCTGCTGCCGGAGGGCGATATGCGCCGCCTCCGCAGCCTGAAGGCACTGGAGCGGGTGATGGACACGCTCTATATGAAGGAGGGGCTGCTGCTGGATGGCGAGGCCGTAACTGCGGCGGAACAACTGCTGCGGACGGCCGCTTCGGTGGAACGGCCTGCGGGGCTGAACCCGGGGACGATGCATATGGTCGGCCAGTCGCATATTGATGTGGCCTGGCTGTGGCCGGTCCGGGAGACGGTGCGCAAGGTGAGCCGGACCTTCTCCACGGTCTGCACCCTGATGGACAAGTACCCGGACTTCCGGTACTCGCAGAGCCAGCCCCAGCTCTATGCCTTCGCCAAGGAGCATTATCCCGAGCTGTACGGGCGGATCAAGGAGCGGATTGCCGAAGGCCGGTGGGAGCTGGTCGGCGGCATGTGGGTGGAGCCGGATCTCAATATTCCCGGCGGGGAGTCGCTGGTGCGGCAGATGCTGTACGGCCAGGGCTTCTATATGAAGGAATTCGGCAAGCATTCCGCGATTGAATGGCTGCCGGATACCTTTGGGTACTGCGCCTCTCTGCCGCAGCTGCTGAAGCAGGCGGGGATTGATTATTTCATGACCACCAAGCTGGGCTGGAATGACACCAATCCCTTCCCGCATACCTTATTTCATTGGGTCGGCATTGACGGGACGAAGATTGTGGCCTATCAGAACCATGGCGTCAACGAGCATACGCATCCGAAGGATGTGCAGGAGCACTGGCAAGCTTATGCCCAGAAGGAAGAGCATGATGAGCTGATGCTGCTCTACGGCCATGGCGACGGCGGAGGCGGAGTCACCCATGAGATGCTGGAATATGTGGCCCGCACCGGTCTCGCTCCAGGCCAGCCGGTCAGCAGATTCTCTACGGCGGAAGCGTTCTTCTCGGAGATCGGTGCGCGCCAGCCGGAGCTTCCGGCATGGCATGGCGATCTCTATCTGGAGCTGCACCGCGGCACCTTCACGACCCATGCCTTCAACAAGCGCAGCAACCGCAAGGCGGAGATTCTGTACCGGCAGGCGGAGATTTGGAGCGTGCTGGCGCAGAAGGACGGTACTCTGGAGCCGGATCAGCCGGAGCAGCCGGATGTGCAGCGTCTGCTGCCTGCCGGGGAACTGGCCGAAGGCTGGAAGCTGCTGCTGCTTAACCAGTTCCATGACATCATCCCCGGCACCTCTATCCCGGAGGTGTACACGACCTCGCGGGAGGAATACGCTGAGATTTTCCGTCTGGGCGGGCAGGTGCTGGACACCGCCCTGCACACTCTGGCTAGCCAGGTGAATACTTCGGCGGGCGAGGGCCGTCCCTATGTAATCTTCAACAGCCTGGGCTGGGAGCGGACGGAGTTCATCCGGCTGGAGGGCGGTCCTGAGCTGGCTGCAATACAGGCGTATGATGAGGACGGCCCGCTTGAGAGCGAATGCTGGAACACAGGGGCAGGCAGCTATACGCTGGCTGTGCGGGTCCGCAAGGTTCCGGCCTTCGGCTGCCGGACGATCTGGCTGCGGGAGGCTAAGCTTCCTATTCAGCAGCAGGCTGTTCCCGCCGCCGGTGAGAGCTTCCCGGAGCAATGGGAGACGGACCATTATATTCTCACATTTAATGAAGACGGCGAGATTAGCCGCTGGTATGACAAAAGTGCGGACCGCGAGCTGCTCCAGCCCGGCCGGACCGGCAACCAGCTGCAGTTCTATCATGACACCCCGCCGCTGTGGGATGCCTGGGATATAGACCCGCGTTATGAACAGCAGCCTGCGGGCAAGACGAAGCTGCTGGAGCGCCGGGTGGTCAGCAGCGGGCCTGTACAGTCCGTGCTGAGGTTCCGCTGGCAGCTTGGTGAATCGCTGATCGGGCAGGAGATCGTCCTGCCCCGGAACAGCCGCAGAGTGGATTTCCGCACCCGCGTAAGCTGGAGAGAGCAGCATAAGCTGCTGAAGGTTGCTTTTCCGGTGGATATTGTGGCCACTAAGGCTACGTATGAGATTCCGTTCGGCGCGCTGGAGCGCCCGACCCACCGCAACACCAGCTGGGAGCAGGCGCAGTTCGAGGTCTGCGGACACCGCTGGGCCGATCTGTCCGAGGGCGGCTATGGCGTCAGCCTGCTGAACGACTGCAAATACGGCTATGACATCCATGACGGCGTGCTCCGCCTCTCGCTGCTGCGCGCCCCGCGCTGGCCGGACCGCAATGCCGACCAGGGGGAGCATGAATTCACGTACTCGCTGTATCCGCACAGCGGAGATTGGCGGCAGGCCGATGTGGTACGCGAAGCGGCGGAGCTGAATGAGCCGTTGCTGGCGGTCAGCGAAGCCGCACATTCCGGCCGCTATCCAAGCACCCACGCCTGGCTGAACTTCCAGAGCAGCCACGTTATGCTTGATACGATCAAGCCGGCCGAGGACGGCAGCGGCACGATTGTCCGGCTGTATGAAGCGGCAGGCAGCAGAGAGACAGCTACGCTGGACTGGCAGGACGAGGAGATCAGCGCCTGCCGGGTCAATCTGCTGGAGAGCAACACCGGGTCCCTGGAGACCACCGGCGGCGTCATTCCGCTGTCCTTCCGGCCCTATGAGGTCCAGACGCTCAAGCTATATCACGAACATCATTCGCAGGAGGAATAG
- a CDS encoding glycoside hydrolase family 3 N-terminal domain-containing protein, giving the protein MIYKDKTRPVADRVQDLLQRMTLGEKAGQLVQPFGWQCYEKRPDGTAGITEAFKRRIAAGGVGSLYGTLRADPWTGVTLETGLSPKEGAETVNTIQAYAMKESRLGIPILFGEECSHGHMAIGATVFPVPLALGSMWNPELYREMCRAVALETRSQGGAATYSPVLDVVRDPRWGRTEETFGEDPYLIAAMGVEAVKGLQGERLDAEDSVLATLKHFAAYGSSEGGRNSAPVHMGLRELHEVDLLPFRKAVEAGALSIMTAYNEIDGVPCTTNRYLLQDVLREQWGFEGFIITDCGALGMLTNGHNTAESGETAVVQALLAGIDMEMSGEMFEQHLASAVRRGRLQEADLDRAAARILELKFRLGLFDRPYADPEQAEQVIGKPEHKELARRIAGESIIMLKNGNGTLPLSKEIRKLAVIGPNADAPYNQLGDYTSPQPKGAIVTVLEGIRQALGGGADRVEYAPGCRIKGDSREGFAHALACAAEADAIVLAVGGSSARDFGEGTIDLLTGASVVTEHSWSDMECGEGIDRSTLNLMGVQLELAQELHKLGKPLVVVYINGRPIAEPWIVEHADAILEAWYPGQEGGHAIADILFGKVNPSGRLTISIPKHVGQLPVYYYKRRTRGKRYLETDFHAEYPFGYGLSFSEFGYSNLKVEPAVISADGEALVSVDVTNKGDRAGSEVVQLYISDLASSITRPEKQLKGFRKISLQPGDTQTVTFRVGREELEYVSADLTRIVEPGEFTVMAGPNSAEYLSAPLQVREEG; this is encoded by the coding sequence ATGATCTATAAGGATAAAACACGGCCTGTAGCAGACCGGGTACAGGATCTGCTGCAGCGCATGACGCTTGGAGAGAAGGCTGGACAATTAGTCCAGCCTTTCGGCTGGCAGTGCTATGAGAAGCGCCCGGACGGGACGGCCGGGATCACTGAAGCCTTCAAGCGCCGGATTGCTGCCGGCGGTGTCGGCTCCCTGTACGGAACGCTGCGCGCCGACCCGTGGACCGGGGTTACGCTGGAGACCGGCCTGTCCCCGAAGGAGGGGGCGGAGACGGTCAATACGATTCAGGCGTATGCCATGAAGGAGAGCCGGCTCGGGATTCCCATTCTGTTCGGGGAGGAGTGCTCGCACGGGCATATGGCGATAGGCGCTACAGTGTTCCCTGTTCCGCTTGCGCTGGGCAGCATGTGGAACCCGGAGCTGTACCGCGAGATGTGCCGGGCGGTAGCGCTGGAGACCCGCAGCCAGGGCGGAGCGGCTACCTATTCCCCGGTGCTGGATGTGGTGCGTGATCCGCGTTGGGGCCGGACGGAGGAGACCTTCGGCGAAGACCCGTACCTGATTGCGGCGATGGGTGTCGAGGCCGTGAAGGGCCTGCAGGGGGAGCGGCTGGATGCGGAGGATTCCGTACTGGCGACCCTGAAGCACTTCGCCGCCTACGGCAGCTCCGAGGGCGGGCGCAATTCTGCACCCGTGCATATGGGGCTGCGCGAGCTGCATGAGGTCGATCTGCTGCCCTTCCGCAAGGCGGTGGAGGCCGGAGCGCTGTCGATTATGACAGCCTATAACGAGATTGACGGCGTGCCGTGTACAACCAACCGTTATCTTCTGCAGGATGTGCTGCGGGAGCAATGGGGCTTCGAGGGATTCATCATCACGGACTGCGGCGCGCTGGGCATGTTGACGAATGGTCATAACACCGCAGAGAGCGGGGAGACCGCGGTCGTCCAGGCGCTGCTGGCCGGCATCGATATGGAGATGTCAGGCGAGATGTTCGAGCAGCATCTGGCGTCTGCGGTCCGGCGGGGGCGGCTGCAGGAGGCGGATCTGGACCGCGCGGCAGCCCGGATTCTGGAGCTGAAGTTCAGGCTGGGGCTGTTCGACCGTCCTTATGCCGATCCTGAGCAGGCAGAGCAGGTTATAGGCAAGCCGGAGCACAAGGAGCTGGCCCGGCGGATTGCCGGTGAGAGCATTATTATGCTGAAGAACGGCAATGGGACGTTGCCGCTCAGCAAGGAGATCCGCAAGCTTGCGGTGATCGGGCCCAATGCGGATGCGCCGTATAACCAGCTTGGCGATTATACCTCGCCCCAGCCCAAAGGCGCGATTGTTACGGTGCTGGAAGGCATCCGGCAAGCCCTGGGCGGCGGAGCGGACCGGGTAGAGTATGCCCCCGGCTGCCGGATCAAGGGGGATTCCCGGGAAGGCTTCGCCCATGCCCTGGCCTGTGCGGCGGAAGCCGATGCGATCGTGCTGGCGGTCGGCGGCTCCAGCGCCAGAGATTTCGGTGAGGGGACGATTGATCTGCTCACCGGCGCTTCGGTCGTGACGGAGCATTCCTGGAGCGACATGGAATGCGGGGAAGGCATCGACCGCTCCACGCTGAATCTGATGGGCGTGCAGCTGGAGCTGGCGCAGGAGCTTCACAAGCTGGGCAAGCCGCTGGTTGTGGTCTATATCAACGGCCGCCCGATTGCCGAGCCTTGGATTGTAGAACATGCCGACGCCATTCTGGAGGCCTGGTATCCGGGGCAGGAGGGCGGACATGCGATTGCCGATATCCTGTTCGGGAAGGTGAATCCTTCCGGGCGGCTGACGATCAGCATTCCGAAGCATGTCGGCCAGCTTCCCGTGTATTACTACAAGCGGCGGACGAGAGGGAAGCGGTATCTGGAGACGGATTTTCACGCTGAATATCCCTTCGGCTACGGTCTCAGCTTCAGTGAATTCGGGTACAGCAACCTGAAGGTGGAGCCTGCTGTCATTTCTGCGGATGGAGAAGCACTTGTCTCCGTGGATGTAACTAATAAGGGTGACCGGGCAGGCAGCGAGGTAGTACAGCTCTACATCTCCGATCTGGCCTCGTCCATTACCCGGCCCGAGAAGCAGCTGAAGGGCTTCCGCAAAATCAGCCTCCAGCCGGGAGACACGCAGACGGTAACGTTCCGTGTCGGCCGGGAGGAGCTGGAATATGTATCGGCGGATCTGACGCGGATCGTCGAGCCGGGAGAATTCACGGTGATGGCCGGTCCGAACTCCGCCGAGTACCTGAGCGCACCGCTCCAGGTCAGAGAGGAGGGCTAA
- a CDS encoding extracellular solute-binding protein produces the protein MQITRKPWKVLLSSAVIVGLLAGCGSSGADEGNAGKSTGEATVNKEGFPIVNEPITLSMMAPDVGIQNWENMPVLQQMKEKTGITLEYKNAPKDSFETKKNLVFASGDYPDIFYAAGLTTAEQMNYGEQGILIPLEDLIEEYAPNFKALLEENPDVRKSITAPDGHIYSLPVVEMSQHWYRNPMWYNGDFLKALNIDKLPETTEELYTYLKRVKEEDPNGNGIADEIPISSVTTAAANLRDIRTWLLGAFGIYEEEIYVDDADKVHYTPLEEGYKEYLTYMNRLWSEELLDHESFSQTAEQKKAKAQNNRVALFSDWHAYMTKGGEPSTADPMFAPVRSESVAAPAIAKNRGITTGAFAITSSNPAPEASLRWVDYLYSYEGALFFNKGPEGVLWEYTDKDSRMKQYLPVPDGKEMEDYRATLTPNYGIPAPTLSMDDINKGLKTDFDLWVEQETKQKLLDKGARIPFPALFLTVEEQTEISSLNSDLSTYVKQMEAKFITGAEPLTGWDNYVATVKKMGGERVAEINQAAYDRWKTN, from the coding sequence ATGCAGATCACACGTAAACCATGGAAGGTTCTGCTGTCTTCGGCTGTGATTGTCGGACTGCTGGCAGGCTGCGGGAGCTCTGGGGCAGATGAAGGCAATGCAGGCAAGAGTACCGGAGAGGCTACAGTGAACAAGGAAGGCTTCCCGATTGTAAATGAACCGATCACCCTGTCCATGATGGCGCCGGATGTGGGCATTCAGAACTGGGAGAACATGCCGGTGCTTCAGCAGATGAAGGAGAAGACCGGCATCACCCTGGAATATAAAAACGCGCCGAAGGACAGCTTCGAGACCAAAAAGAATCTGGTGTTCGCCAGCGGCGATTACCCGGATATTTTCTATGCGGCCGGTCTGACGACTGCCGAGCAGATGAATTACGGTGAGCAGGGAATTCTGATTCCGCTGGAGGATCTGATCGAAGAGTATGCGCCGAACTTCAAGGCTTTGCTTGAGGAGAACCCGGATGTGCGCAAATCGATTACCGCCCCGGACGGCCATATCTACTCCCTGCCGGTGGTGGAAATGAGCCAGCACTGGTACCGCAACCCGATGTGGTATAACGGCGACTTCCTGAAGGCGCTGAACATCGACAAGCTGCCGGAAACGACCGAGGAGCTGTACACCTACCTGAAGCGCGTGAAGGAGGAAGATCCGAACGGCAACGGCATCGCTGATGAGATTCCGATTTCCTCAGTGACGACCGCCGCTGCGAACCTCCGCGATATCCGCACCTGGCTGCTGGGCGCCTTCGGCATCTATGAGGAAGAAATCTATGTAGACGATGCGGACAAGGTCCACTATACGCCGCTGGAAGAGGGCTATAAGGAGTATCTGACGTATATGAACCGCCTGTGGTCCGAGGAGCTGCTGGATCATGAGAGCTTCTCGCAGACGGCGGAGCAGAAGAAGGCCAAGGCGCAGAATAACCGCGTTGCACTCTTTTCCGACTGGCACGCCTATATGACTAAGGGCGGAGAGCCGTCCACGGCAGATCCGATGTTCGCGCCTGTGCGCAGTGAATCCGTTGCCGCTCCGGCAATTGCCAAGAACAGAGGGATTACCACCGGCGCATTCGCCATCACAAGCAGCAATCCGGCGCCGGAAGCCTCGCTCCGCTGGGTGGATTACCTCTATTCCTATGAAGGCGCCCTGTTCTTCAATAAAGGGCCGGAGGGCGTGCTCTGGGAGTACACCGACAAAGACAGCCGGATGAAGCAATACCTGCCCGTGCCGGACGGCAAAGAGATGGAGGATTACCGGGCCACCTTGACGCCGAACTACGGGATTCCTGCCCCAACCCTGTCCATGGATGATATCAACAAGGGGCTGAAGACGGACTTTGACCTGTGGGTGGAGCAGGAGACCAAGCAGAAGCTGCTGGATAAAGGCGCACGGATTCCATTCCCGGCCCTGTTCCTGACGGTGGAAGAGCAGACGGAAATCAGCAGTCTGAATTCGGATCTGAGCACCTATGTGAAGCAGATGGAAGCGAAGTTCATCACCGGCGCTGAGCCGCTGACCGGCTGGGACAACTATGTCGCGACTGTCAAGAAGATGGGCGGAGAGCGTGTAGCTGAGATCAACCAGGCTGCGTATGACCGCTGGAAGACCAACTAA
- a CDS encoding carbohydrate ABC transporter permease, with translation MVTAIKESRGDKLFLISTYIYLCLALVVVLYPLIYILSASISSPQDVNSGAMWLFPKNVTLDGYKLVFENPKIWNGYLNTIIYTVAGTLLNLAVTLPAAYALSRSDFAGRQLFMGLILFTMFFSGGLVPTYLLVKNLGLMNSMGALILPVAASVWNIVVARTFFQTTIPKELQEAAHIDGCTNLKLFIRIILPLSAPIIAVMALFYGVSHWNSYFPSLIYLNDEAKYPLQMVLRQILVLQEMSAETTGAAISGEVAVAMNNKAETASLIKYGVIVVSTLPIVAVYPFLQRYFVQGVMIGSVKG, from the coding sequence TTGGTTACTGCGATAAAAGAATCCAGGGGAGATAAGCTGTTCCTGATCAGCACCTACATTTATCTGTGCCTTGCGCTGGTGGTTGTCCTCTATCCGCTGATCTATATCCTCAGCGCGTCCATCAGCTCGCCGCAGGATGTCAATTCGGGGGCCATGTGGCTGTTTCCGAAGAATGTGACCCTGGACGGCTATAAGCTGGTGTTCGAGAATCCGAAGATCTGGAACGGGTATCTGAATACCATCATTTACACAGTGGCAGGCACGCTGCTGAATCTGGCCGTTACGCTGCCTGCTGCGTATGCGCTCAGCCGGTCTGATTTTGCCGGACGCCAGTTATTCATGGGACTCATTCTGTTCACGATGTTCTTCAGCGGGGGACTGGTGCCGACGTATCTGCTGGTGAAGAACCTGGGCCTGATGAACAGCATGGGGGCCTTAATCCTGCCCGTAGCCGCTTCGGTGTGGAATATCGTTGTGGCCCGCACGTTCTTCCAGACCACCATTCCCAAGGAGCTTCAGGAAGCGGCGCATATCGACGGCTGTACGAATCTCAAGCTGTTCATCCGCATTATTCTGCCGCTGTCGGCACCGATTATCGCTGTAATGGCCCTGTTCTACGGGGTGAGCCACTGGAACAGCTATTTCCCGTCCCTGATCTATCTGAACGATGAGGCCAAATATCCGCTGCAGATGGTGCTGCGCCAGATTCTGGTGCTTCAGGAGATGTCGGCCGAGACCACAGGCGCTGCGATCAGCGGCGAGGTGGCGGTCGCGATGAACAACAAGGCGGAGACCGCCTCGCTGATTAAATACGGGGTGATTGTTGTCTCTACGCTGCCGATTGTGGCGGTCTATCCGTTCCTGCAGCGTTATTTTGTCCAAGGGGTCATGATTGGCTCTGTGAAAGGCTAA